The Candidatus Mycolicibacterium alkanivorans genome contains a region encoding:
- a CDS encoding CocE/NonD family hydrolase: MGAARFVGRVGGLAVALGVGVAVFTGNGVAWADGGASSDSGTGGGARQHTSQASDTKAGPRASTRGSKKSHASSTGGLTSRGGPHSSTSTGAGDSTSPKQTDTGNADSATTDTSEPSSDPAPATPAAAVSGILTAAATNLLDPSAGGNSPSAPADSPLSWAVLAVTRRQALSAASVSPTAAQTTTSASQTTPTASLSSGLPVNANLFLADGIITGDPGAGLPAGAYTYTVVNAPSAGGKITFLTTPTPGSFTYLPDVSVLSSGTETFGIRVSQVSQLDQFVTGIPILGLVVSPVIDTLHQVPILSDLLAPLIGVSTVAAYTADPSALNTLGAPLAYTAMITSFDGTSISTNFFPATGVPLGTAAPTILNGPGLASPGATNPFAEWTSAGASNLVVGIKPLRDAGYDVITWDPRGEFASGGVLQLDSPAFEGQDVKSIISWAAGLNTAGVDNPYVSNIALNSPGDPKIGMVGGSYGGGIQLASAGIDPRIDAIVPGIAWNSLTASLYPDSAFKTSYASLLLLSLVTTGARINNQLYLGIATGDLLGWLSQTALAALGNAGPDYVLANVKAATLFIQGTVDVLFPLNAAIANSQQLTGLPPNQVKMIWYCGGHGVCLNPQTPLQSDVIKQDTMAWLDQYVNGGPVNGIPKFQWVDQNGNFYYSGKLPSDATFNSGAITGTAAGGLLGIVPLVGGSGPSPKASLPYSLGLGAPASNAINVPIAAPGTTEYIAGAPTVTFDYQGLGTGRFVYAQVVDNNTGRVVGNIVTPIPVTLDGRSHQITVPVPLNDIAYTYAPTDSLTLQITSSATAFENFTAFGVVNISDVNVSIPTIDPGNVTPETTPIT; encoded by the coding sequence GTGGGCGCTGCAAGATTTGTCGGACGAGTCGGCGGTCTGGCCGTAGCCCTGGGAGTCGGTGTCGCCGTCTTCACCGGCAATGGGGTGGCCTGGGCCGACGGCGGTGCGTCCTCGGACTCCGGGACCGGGGGAGGCGCCCGGCAGCATACGAGCCAGGCGTCGGACACCAAGGCAGGGCCGCGGGCCTCGACTCGCGGGTCGAAGAAGTCGCACGCGTCTTCCACCGGTGGACTGACGAGCAGAGGTGGCCCGCACAGCAGCACCTCCACGGGCGCCGGTGATTCCACTTCGCCGAAGCAGACCGACACCGGCAACGCTGACTCGGCGACGACCGACACGTCCGAGCCGTCGAGCGACCCGGCTCCCGCCACCCCGGCTGCAGCCGTATCCGGCATCCTGACCGCCGCCGCCACCAACCTGTTGGACCCGTCGGCCGGCGGCAACAGCCCAAGTGCACCGGCCGATTCCCCGCTGTCCTGGGCGGTCCTGGCGGTCACCCGCCGGCAGGCGCTGTCCGCGGCCAGCGTCTCCCCGACGGCCGCGCAGACCACCACGTCGGCCAGCCAGACCACCCCTACCGCCTCGCTAAGCAGCGGGCTGCCGGTCAACGCCAACCTGTTCTTGGCCGACGGAATCATCACCGGTGACCCGGGCGCGGGCCTTCCGGCCGGCGCCTATACGTACACGGTGGTCAACGCGCCCAGCGCCGGCGGCAAGATCACTTTCCTCACGACCCCCACCCCTGGCAGCTTCACCTACCTGCCGGACGTGTCCGTCCTCTCGTCCGGAACGGAGACGTTCGGCATCCGCGTCTCGCAGGTCAGTCAGCTCGACCAGTTCGTCACCGGCATCCCGATCCTCGGCCTTGTCGTGTCACCGGTGATCGACACACTGCACCAGGTGCCGATCCTCAGCGATCTGCTGGCGCCGCTCATCGGCGTCTCGACGGTCGCGGCGTACACCGCTGATCCGTCGGCGTTGAACACCTTGGGCGCACCGCTGGCCTACACCGCCATGATCACGTCGTTCGACGGGACGTCGATCAGCACCAACTTCTTCCCCGCGACCGGAGTGCCTTTGGGCACCGCCGCACCCACCATCCTCAATGGGCCCGGCCTGGCCTCCCCGGGCGCGACGAACCCCTTCGCCGAGTGGACCTCGGCCGGTGCCAGCAACCTGGTGGTCGGCATCAAGCCGCTGCGCGACGCCGGCTACGACGTCATCACCTGGGACCCGCGCGGTGAGTTCGCGTCCGGCGGCGTGCTGCAGCTGGACAGCCCCGCGTTCGAGGGTCAGGACGTCAAGTCCATCATCAGCTGGGCGGCGGGTCTGAACACCGCCGGCGTCGACAACCCGTACGTCAGCAACATCGCGCTGAACTCCCCGGGTGATCCCAAGATCGGTATGGTCGGCGGTTCGTACGGCGGCGGCATCCAGTTGGCTTCCGCAGGCATCGACCCCCGCATCGACGCCATCGTGCCGGGCATCGCGTGGAACTCACTGACCGCCTCGCTGTACCCGGACAGCGCGTTCAAGACGTCCTACGCGTCGTTGCTGTTGCTGTCGCTGGTGACCACAGGCGCCCGGATCAACAACCAGCTCTACCTCGGCATCGCCACGGGTGACCTGCTCGGCTGGCTGAGCCAGACCGCGCTGGCGGCGCTGGGCAACGCCGGCCCGGACTACGTCCTGGCCAACGTCAAGGCGGCGACCCTGTTCATCCAGGGCACCGTCGACGTGCTGTTCCCGCTTAACGCGGCCATTGCGAACTCCCAGCAGCTGACCGGCCTGCCACCCAATCAGGTGAAGATGATCTGGTACTGCGGCGGTCACGGTGTCTGCCTGAACCCGCAGACCCCGCTTCAGAGCGACGTCATCAAGCAGGACACGATGGCGTGGCTGGATCAGTACGTCAACGGTGGTCCGGTCAACGGCATCCCGAAGTTCCAGTGGGTCGACCAGAACGGCAACTTCTACTACTCGGGCAAGCTGCCGTCGGACGCGACGTTCAACAGCGGAGCGATCACCGGCACCGCGGCCGGCGGTTTGCTCGGCATCGTTCCGCTCGTCGGCGGTTCGGGTCCCTCGCCCAAGGCGTCGCTGCCCTACTCGCTGGGCTTGGGCGCACCGGCGAGCAATGCGATCAACGTTCCGATCGCCGCACCGGGAACTACCGAGTACATCGCCGGTGCTCCGACGGTGACGTTCGACTACCAGGGCCTGGGCACCGGCCGATTCGTCTACGCCCAGGTGGTCGACAACAACACGGGCCGAGTGGTCGGCAATATCGTCACACCCATCCCAGTCACTCTCGACGGCCGGAGCCACCAAATCACCGTGCCGGTTCCGCTGAACGACATTGCCTACACCTACGCGCCGACCGATTCGCTGACGCTGCAGATCACCAGTTCGGCGACGGCATTCGAGAACTTCACCGCGTTCGGCGTGGTGAACATCTCCGACGTCAACGTGTCGATCCCGACGATCGACCCGGGCAACGTGACACCTGAGACGACGCCGATTACCTGA